The proteins below are encoded in one region of Candidatus Thiodiazotropha sp. LNASS1:
- the ubiH gene encoding 2-octaprenyl-6-methoxyphenyl hydroxylase, which translates to MADSFDLLIVGGGMVGASLAHAVSGQGLRIGVIEAWPFDSSAQPSFDDRVLALSWGSRIILQAMGVWDDIQVAAEPILDIHISDRGHFGFTRLNHLDEGVEALGYVVTARALGQALLQDLVNHDAIKMICPARLKSFAVSDRDVEVRISQDDGEQVLSTRLLVAADGGNSLVRQFLSIPLKEKSYGQTAIIANLRAEQAHQGIAYERFTNTGPLALLPMRDDRLSMVWTAKDDQIAELMALRDEAFLLRLQDRFGHRLGRLYELGKRVAYPLSLRQAVEQVSSRVALIGNAAHAIHPVTGQGLNLGLRDVAVLADLVSDAAQRGQDPGDIELLKEYANWRKKDQNSVAMITDSLARFFANPFGPLRLVRNLGMVGLDVVPSMKHLVARQFMGLNGRLPRLARGISLD; encoded by the coding sequence ATGGCAGATAGTTTTGATCTTCTGATCGTTGGTGGCGGTATGGTGGGCGCCAGTCTGGCGCATGCGGTCAGTGGGCAGGGATTGAGGATCGGTGTCATCGAAGCCTGGCCGTTCGACTCCTCGGCTCAGCCCAGTTTCGATGACAGAGTGCTTGCCCTCTCCTGGGGCAGCCGTATCATCTTACAGGCAATGGGTGTTTGGGATGACATTCAGGTCGCCGCCGAGCCGATATTGGATATCCATATCTCCGATCGCGGTCACTTTGGTTTTACCCGACTCAATCACCTGGATGAAGGAGTCGAGGCTTTGGGTTATGTGGTAACCGCTCGCGCACTGGGCCAGGCTTTATTACAGGATCTGGTGAATCATGACGCCATAAAAATGATCTGCCCGGCAAGACTGAAGAGTTTTGCAGTATCGGACAGAGATGTTGAAGTGCGCATCAGCCAGGATGATGGCGAGCAGGTTCTGAGCACGCGTCTGCTGGTTGCTGCAGACGGTGGTAATTCCCTGGTCAGGCAATTCCTGTCGATTCCCCTGAAAGAGAAGTCATACGGCCAGACCGCGATCATTGCCAATCTGCGTGCTGAACAAGCGCATCAAGGAATCGCTTATGAGCGATTCACCAATACCGGACCCCTGGCACTGCTGCCCATGCGTGATGATCGCCTTTCCATGGTGTGGACGGCAAAAGATGACCAGATTGCGGAACTGATGGCGTTGCGGGACGAAGCGTTTCTGCTCAGGTTGCAGGACCGTTTCGGTCATCGTCTCGGGCGTCTGTATGAATTGGGTAAACGGGTTGCTTATCCACTGAGTTTACGACAAGCGGTTGAGCAGGTCAGCTCCCGCGTGGCCCTGATCGGAAATGCCGCTCACGCGATTCATCCGGTAACGGGGCAGGGCTTAAATCTCGGTCTGCGAGACGTCGCCGTGCTGGCGGACCTGGTGTCCGATGCCGCGCAGAGGGGGCAGGATCCGGGTGATATCGAATTATTGAAGGAGTATGCAAATTGGCGCAAAAAGGATCAGAACAGTGTAGCCATGATCACCGATAGCCTGGCACGGTTTTTCGCTAATCCGTTCGGTCCGTTACGACTGGTTCGGAATCTGGGTATGGTGGGTCTTGATGTTGTTCCCAGTATGAAACACCTGGTGGCGCGTCAATTCATGGGATTGAACGGACGATTGCCAAGATTGGCGCGGGGGATATCACTTGATTAA
- a CDS encoding UbiH/UbiF/VisC/COQ6 family ubiquinone biosynthesis hydroxylase, whose protein sequence is MIKDMYDLIVVGGGMVGAALACALADAGLNICILETREPQRSWPKDEVDLRVSALTRASQCMLQNLGAWPRMAEMRVSPYTDMEVWDAEGSGRIHFSASEIGESDLGHIVENRVTQLALWEILETLPNVTLRHPAGVAELQLDQLTGVVMHDGEQLRAKLIVAADGRDSQLREMAGIDTKGWDYNQHAIVATVKPSRHHQRMARQRFMPRGPLALLPIDDGRCSIVWSTSPQQADELMALSDALFCDQLTRASEAVLGEIIDVGPRGLFPLRLGHAQSYCLPGFVLVGDAAHAMHPLAGQGVNLGFMDAMTLADVVIDAYRTGRAIGSITTLRRYERARKGPNMAMLAAMDVFKRIFSNDVMPLRLIRNLGLDVANRSGVIKHQLIRRAMGMSGELPSLARVRMH, encoded by the coding sequence TTGATTAAAGATATGTACGATCTGATTGTCGTGGGCGGTGGCATGGTGGGGGCCGCATTGGCCTGTGCCCTCGCTGATGCCGGATTAAACATCTGCATCCTTGAAACGAGAGAGCCTCAACGCAGTTGGCCAAAGGATGAAGTCGATCTTCGCGTCTCTGCATTGACCCGTGCATCACAATGCATGCTTCAAAATCTAGGTGCCTGGCCGAGAATGGCTGAGATGCGTGTAAGCCCATACACCGATATGGAGGTATGGGATGCGGAGGGTAGCGGTCGAATTCATTTCAGCGCGTCTGAAATTGGAGAATCCGATCTGGGCCATATTGTGGAAAACCGCGTCACCCAGTTGGCGCTATGGGAAATACTGGAGACACTACCCAATGTCACTTTACGTCATCCTGCCGGTGTCGCGGAGTTACAGTTGGATCAACTTACGGGTGTCGTTATGCACGATGGTGAGCAATTGAGAGCTAAACTCATCGTGGCGGCAGACGGTCGTGATTCACAGTTGCGTGAGATGGCGGGTATCGACACAAAAGGGTGGGATTACAATCAACATGCCATTGTCGCTACGGTCAAACCATCACGCCATCATCAGCGGATGGCCAGACAGCGCTTCATGCCGCGAGGACCTCTCGCACTGCTTCCTATAGATGACGGGCGCTGCTCCATCGTATGGTCGACGTCACCGCAGCAGGCAGACGAATTGATGGCGCTCTCCGATGCATTGTTCTGTGATCAATTGACCCGTGCCAGTGAGGCTGTTCTGGGTGAGATAATCGATGTTGGACCACGCGGCCTCTTTCCGCTGCGTCTTGGGCATGCCCAAAGCTATTGTCTGCCCGGATTTGTCCTGGTGGGTGATGCGGCCCATGCGATGCACCCCTTGGCGGGACAGGGGGTCAATCTCGGATTCATGGATGCCATGACCCTCGCTGATGTAGTCATTGACGCCTATCGCACAGGTAGAGCAATTGGTTCTATCACCACATTGAGACGGTATGAGCGGGCGAGAAAGGGACCGAATATGGCCATGTTGGCCGCAATGGATGTCTTCAAACGCATTTTCAGCAACGACGTGATGCCGCTTAGACTGATTCGCAACCTCGGTCTGGATGTGGCGAATCGGTCCGGAGTTATCAAGCATCAGCTGATTCGTCGTGCCATGGGGATGAGTGGTGAACTGCCTTCCCTTGCCAGAGTCCGAATGCATTAG